A region of Toxorhynchites rutilus septentrionalis strain SRP chromosome 1, ASM2978413v1, whole genome shotgun sequence DNA encodes the following proteins:
- the LOC129763175 gene encoding uncharacterized protein LOC129763175 produces MMKIMILSLAIVAVATGEKEPDNNASKNTVKRGLDFGLGGHNLIGSDYWSGSPKLVGAPWIQNSGWKHGPSPAEIAATIAAAKQASAQVLIAQQQVQAAKEHVLNQQKIANEKEASAAFASQKSEAAAAVQRSEAAAAAQAVVLAQHRLAAAKANVAHHQRVAAAKESLAAQAIQNSAKAAAVEINRAENEAAKHSSHHRSDAASLNHHVIATKDDAFAPLTYGGNQISTSQLYRALAAPWNEPSPQGPWMNGFSTGQAKPVWG; encoded by the exons ATGATGAAGATTATG ATTCTTTCCCTGGCAATTGTCGCCGTTGCCACTGGCGAAAAGGAACCGGATAACAATGCCAGCAAAAACACAGTGAAGCGCGGTTTGGACTTCGGACTGGGAGGACATAATCTTATTGGGTCGGATTATTGGAGCGGTTCTCCGAAATTGGTTGGAGCGCCTTGGATCCA gaatAGTGGTTGGAAGCATGGACCATCGCCGGCCGAAATAGCTGCTACCATTGCGGCTGCCAAGCAGGCATCCGCCCAGGTACTGATTGCCCAGCAACAGGTGCAAGCGGCGAAGGAACACGTCCTCAATCAACAGAAAATCGCCAACGAGAAAGAGGCAAGCGCGGCTTTTGCCTCGCAAAAGAGTGAAGCGGCTGCTGCGGTACAACGTTCGGAGGCAGCCGCTGCTGCCCAGGCAGTGGTTCTCGCCCAGCACCGTCTGGCGGCTGCTAAGGCCAATGTGGCCCACCATCAACGGGTCGCCGCCGCCAAGGAGTCTCTTGCTGCCCAAGCCATTCAAAATTCTGCCAAGGCAGCTGCCGTGGAAATTAACCGAGCTG AAAACGAAGCTGCTAAGCATTCCTCACACCATCGTTCGGATGCTGCATCATTGAATCACCACGTGATCGCTACCAAGGATGATGCATTCGCTCCCCTGACCTATGGAGGTAATCAGATATCCACGTCTCAGCTTTACCGGGCTCTGGCCGCTCCATGGAACGAACCGTCCCCACAGGGACCGTGGATGAATGGGTTCTCCACCGGTCAGGCTAAACCAGTTTGGGGATGA
- the LOC129761590 gene encoding uncharacterized protein LOC129761590: MSSLLANNLPLLPERRKQQLLPKEIKASNVILCVENYRPISILDCLSKVLGRLQYDKLYTAVRSLISEFQHGLTKKRSTNLMTFINTLVGAIEKRRQVDIDVYIDFSKTFDKVHMF; the protein is encoded by the exons ATGTCATCGCTGCTGGCGAATAATCTTCCGCTGCTACCGGAGAGAAGAAAACAGCAGCTGCTGCCAAAGGAAATCAAAGCTTCTAATGTCATACTGTG CGTGGAAAACTACCGTCCAATCTCGATACTGGATTGTTTGTCGAAAGTCCTAGGAAGACTGCAGTACGATAAGCTGTACACTGCAGTCCGATCGTTAATCTCTGAATTTCAGCACGGGCTTACGAAGAAACGCTCCACCAATCTGATGACCTTCATTAACACTCTGGTTGGTGCCATCGAGAAGCGTCGACAAGTTGATATCGACGTGTATATCGACTTCTCCAAGACGTTTGACAAAGTTCACATGTTCTGA